TCGGCGGCCCGGTTGGAGACCCCCGCCGTCAGGGTGCCGCGCCCGAAGGAGACGTCACCCACACCCACGCGCACCAGGGCACCGTCCCAGGGCGTCAGGCCGCCACTCCGGTACGTGACCCCAAAGTCCACCCGCACGGCCTGTGCCGCGCCCCCCCACGCTCCGGCGAGGGCCAGGACCGTCATCATCCGCTTCATGGGAGCAGCGTAGCAGTGCGCCCCGGCGGGCCGTCAGACTCGGCGCAGGCCGGGCAGGTAAGTTGAGGCCATGAAGAAGCTGCTGCTGGCTCCCCTGCTCGCGCTCGGTCTGGGGGCGTGCGCGCCCACCCAGTCGGTGGTGCAGGTGCCCACCTTCGAGGTCGAGAGTGTGCGCCTGACGGGCCTGACCCTGCCCAGCGGCCCGAATCCAGCCGTGGCGAGCGTCACGCTGCGGCTGCGCGTGGGCAACCCGAACCCCGTGCCGGTGCGGCTGGCCCGGATCGGCGGGCGGCTGATTCTCGACGGCACCGACGTGGGCACCGCCGACCTGCCCGACGTGAACCTGCCCGCGCGCGGCAGCACCGAGCAGCGGGCCGACCTGCGCCTGCCCGTCACGCTCCAGACTGCCGGGGCCTTTTTGAAGGTGGCGCGGGGGCAGCCGGTCGCCTACCGGGTGGAC
The nucleotide sequence above comes from Deinococcus carri. Encoded proteins:
- a CDS encoding LEA type 2 family protein — encoded protein: MKKLLLAPLLALGLGACAPTQSVVQVPTFEVESVRLTGLTLPSGPNPAVASVTLRLRVGNPNPVPVRLARIGGRLILDGTDVGTADLPDVNLPARGSTEQRADLRLPVTLQTAGAFLKVARGQPVAYRVDGSFTADLGVLGQPTFGPFTLAQGVWQQPAILPF